The nucleotide window CTTGATGGTCTTCCCATGTCCCATTTATCCGAACATTTTTGACAGCCAAGCCTTCTAAATGAAATCCTGCATGTAAAAGCACCTGCTTAGAACGTTCATTTTTTGGCATTACCCCTGCTTCAATACGATGAAGGCCAAGAATATCAAAGCCAAAATCAACCATTAACTTTACTGCTTCTGTCGCATAGCCATTTCCATTATGTTCCTTATCTAGAAAATAACCAATAAACGCAGATTGTAAAGATTCACGCAAAATACTAAACAAATTAATGGTCCCAATTAAGTCCTCAGTATCTTTTAGAAATATTCCATAATAATATTCGACGTCACTTGCAGCAAAATCTTCTAATCGTAAAATAAGTGCCTGTTGCTCTTCCAGTGTATAAAAACACTCATCTCGTTCTGTAGAATAACCCGCAAAAAATGATTTGTTTTTCAAATGAAATGCTAACTTTTGATTCACATCTGATAATTGAAATGGTTTCAGATAAACTCGTTCCCCTGTAATTTGCATCCTAATCCCTCCAGCATTTTTCTAAATTATAAGATTGTTTTTAGGCAATTGCAAGCACAGCTCTCGTTTATTTTCTAAGCAATACCCATTTTATTAAAAAATAAACCTTCTAATACAAATATAAGTGTGTTATTATGTTGTTGTTAGTTATTTTTACATTATTTTTATAAAAAAATGGAGGTTTTTTAAATGAATATCAATGCTGAAACAGAAGACGCTACTCTCCTACTTGATGGTTTGCTTCAAAACGTGGCAATTATTCGTTTTGATATAAATAAAAAAGTGATTTATGCAAATAACTTGTTTGCTGAAGCAATGGGTTATACAGCAGACGAAATGCTACAATTATCGCATCCTGATTTATGTTTTCCAGAATTTGTTCAAAGTCCTAGTTACAAACAAATGTGGACGAACCTACTTGCTGGTGAAAAATTTCAGAATAAAATTGAACGTAAAAATGCGCGTGGAGAACGTGTTTGGTTTGAAGCTACTTATATTCCAATTTTTCGTGATGAAACGGTTATAGGTGTAGCAAAAATCGCCACTGATATTACACGAAGAGAAGAAACAGTCCATGATTTTGCGGCAGGATTAAAAGGAATGGCAACCAATTTAAAAGAACATTCCAGTGTTGGGAAAACGCGTAGTGAATCTCTCCTTGAACTCGTGAAATCTATCACGAAAGAATCCAATGAAAATACCGATACTTTGCATGATTTACAAACAGAAGCGCAAAATATTCACGGAATTATTCATACAATTAATGGTATTGCCTCGCAAACGAACTTGCTTGCTCTTAATGCAGCGATTGAAGCTGCGCGTGCTGGGGACGCTGGACGCGGATTTAGCGTGGTTGCCGAAGAAGTTCGCAAATTATCTAGCCGTGTGGAAGAAGCAATTAAAGAAGTAGAAAAAAGTGTTAACGGCATTACACAAGAAATTAAAACTATTTCAAATGGAACCGAACGTGTTGAAGCAAAAGTGGAGGAAAGCCAAGAAGTACTTATTTTATCTTTAGAGGACTTCAGCCAAATCGAGTCTGCTTCCACTGCCTTGGATCAAAATGCTGGTGCTTTTACAAAAATGATTTAAATAAACCTTTATAAAGGAGCGAAGAAATCTTGAAACTCATTGGAAAACATCCTTCTGGCCGCGCCATTATTATTCGTTATGACAACCAAGAATACTACTACGAAACCGCCAATAATTTTGGAAGCGCCACATCATTAACTCGAGCAAAAACAGAAGCGAGAGCCGAAAGTTTTACATCAAATGAAATGGATCGAGGCTTGCATATCGGAAACTGGCATTGGAAAGAACTTGGTTGAACAAAACAGCCATCTATTCATTTAGGTGGCTGTTTTGTTTAGACATTCAAACTAAATTCCAATTGCGCTTTAAACGCAGTCGCTAAATCAAAGGCAGTGACAAATTGGAAATCACTCACATTGTAGTTTACGGTAAACACATTATCACGATGGCGAACCATGATAGAAGAACGAACTTTATCGCCAATCGCATCATCTGCTTGGGTTTCACTATAGAAAACCCAGTGAGTTGCTGTAATCGGATTTTCGGTTTCGATAGCAAGATCGGCCTGAATTAATTGTTTCAATTCTTCAGTTAAAGTTAAATCAAAATCATTCTTTATATAGCCATACCAAATCGTCCGGAAGTATCTTTCTTCAAAGCCATTTGTTTCATCAAATAATTTTTTCATGGTAGTCTCCTCCTGATTTATAAAAATTATTTCTTGGATTTATACTGGTACAACCTTTCCTGCAATGTTCCTGCGTGTAGCTCAAATAAGTGGTTGTCAAAATCATAAAAGTAAATCGACTGCCCTTCTCCAGCAACTCGAGTGCGAGCGGGTCTTACTTCTGCACCAACAGCTTCTATTCTGCGGAGATATTCCTCTATTTCATCGTCTTGAACTTCGAAAGCGATATGATTATACGTTCGTTCTTGCAAAGAGTCACCCTCCATAATACATACCCATGATCCCGCAATCATAAAGAATTTCTCTTTGGAAAGGGAAAAAGTTGCTTCTCCACTTGCATAAATCTCTTCGGCATCAAAAATATTCTTTAAAAAGGTGGTAGTTCTTTCTAAATCTTGCACGACTAAAGTGATATGGCTTAATCCTGAAACCAAAAAAGCACCTCATTCTCTTAGTTATTTTTGAGTTCTAAAAGCACCACCGTTTCCACATGTGCTGTTTGTGGGAACATATCGACGGGTTGCATGTAACGCACGCGATATTTTTTTGCAAGCAGAGCCAAGTCACGTGCGAGTGTTGACGGGTTACAAGAAACATAGACGAGTTGTTTTGCTTCTGCTTGTAGTAATGACCCAATCAAGCCTTGATCACAGCCACTTCTTGGTGGATCGACAATTACGGCGTCTGGTTTGAAGCCTTCTTTCATCCATTTTGGAAAAACATCTTCTGCCTTTCCAACTTCATAGTATACATTTTCTAAACCATTTTTTTCGGCGTTTCGTTTAGCGTCTTCAATTGATTCTGGAATAGTGTCCATGCCGCGAACTTCTTTTACTTTTGATGCAAATGCTTGACCAATCGTTCCAACACCACAGTAAGCATCGACTAAAGTTTCACTGCCAGTAAGTACGAGTGCTTTTTCTACTTCTTGATAAAGTCGTTCGGTCTGGAATGGATTTAATTGGAAAAAGGCACGGGCAGATAAATCGAATTCCAGTTCCATTAGTTTTTCATGAATGCTTTCTTTTCCTGCTAACAGGAATGTTTCTTCGCCAAAAATGATAGAAGATTTAGCTTGGTTAACATTTTGCATAATCGAGGTTACTTCTGGTAAAGCTGCTTCGATTTCTGCGAGCATTTCACGTTTTTTTGGTAGTTTTTTACTGTTTGTAATGAAAACAAGCTGCGTTTCTCCAGTTTTGACACCGGTTCGAACAACAAGCGTCCGGACAATTCCACTGCCTGCTTTTTCGTCGTAAATCGGAACGCCATATTTTTCGAGCAAATCACGGACAAAATTAGTAACTTTAATTGTCATAGGTTGTTGAACGATACAATCTTCAATTGGTACTAATTGGTGCGAATTCACTCCAAATAAACCTGTCTCTACTTGGCCACTACCAACTAAACGTGTTTGAAACTGACTTTTATTACGGTAACGCCAAGGGTCTTCCATGCCGATAGTAGCACGGATATTTAATTTTTGCGGATCAATTTTCGTATGTTTTTCGATTGATTGAATTACTATATCTCGTTTTAATTCAAGTTGAGCGCTATAGGCCACATGTTGGAGCTGGCATCCGCCACATGCCTCGTATACTGGGCATGGTGCGGTAACTCGGTTAGGAGATTTTTTGCGAATTTTATTAATTTTTGCTTCGGTAAAGCGGTCCCGAACTTTGACTGCTTCTACCACTACCTCTTCGCCGGTAATTGCGCCAGGCACAAATACGACCGCTTTTTTAAAGTAGCCGATTCCTTCCCCGTTGATTCCCATGCGTCTAATCGTTAGTGGGAATTTTTGTCCTTCTTCTACTGGATTTTGATTCATTATTTTCCCCCATCATTCCAAGTCTTCATTAATACTAACAAAAAAACAGCAACTTGTCAGTAGTTTATGGCATGATTTCAAGACTTTCATCGACAATGATGCTATTTTCCACAGAACGAATCATCGAACAGTATTTTGGCGTTAGTTTTAGTGCTTTTTCTAGTATTTTTGGGTCTAGTTCATGACCGGTTATTTTGAAGTGAAGATGTATGGCGTGAATTCGATTCTCTTCTTCTGGGATTCGTTCCATCGTTGCGTCTATCCATAAGTCAGTAAAGTCCATCCGTTTTTTTCGTAAAATTTTTCGGAAAACAATGGCACTACAACTGGCAATCGACATTAACATAAGATCTGCTGGTGAATAATCGGTCGTGTTTTCATCAATTAAAAACTTCCCTGTGTCAAATCCATTTTCGGTATAAACTAGTTTTAATGGTTTTGTCATCTTTATCCCTCATTTCTTCTCTTTTATCGTACAAAAAATCTCCTTATTAAGCAAATTAGTAGTATAATGAATGAATAGTCGGCCAAAGAAGGAGGCTACTCTCATGACGGAAGGAGTAGGAAAAAACGTGA belongs to Listeria ivanovii subsp. ivanovii and includes:
- a CDS encoding GNAT family N-acetyltransferase translates to MQITGERVYLKPFQLSDVNQKLAFHLKNKSFFAGYSTERDECFYTLEEQQALILRLEDFAASDVEYYYGIFLKDTEDLIGTINLFSILRESLQSAFIGYFLDKEHNGNGYATEAVKLMVDFGFDILGLHRIEAGVMPKNERSKQVLLHAGFHLEGLAVKNVRINGTWEDHQVLAIINPGDVTN
- the fosX gene encoding FosX/FosE/FosI family fosfomycin resistance hydrolase; translation: MVSGLSHITLVVQDLERTTTFLKNIFDAEEIYASGEATFSLSKEKFFMIAGSWVCIMEGDSLQERTYNHIAFEVQDDEIEEYLRRIEAVGAEVRPARTRVAGEGQSIYFYDFDNHLFELHAGTLQERLYQYKSKK
- the rlmD gene encoding 23S rRNA (uracil(1939)-C(5))-methyltransferase RlmD; its protein translation is MNQNPVEEGQKFPLTIRRMGINGEGIGYFKKAVVFVPGAITGEEVVVEAVKVRDRFTEAKINKIRKKSPNRVTAPCPVYEACGGCQLQHVAYSAQLELKRDIVIQSIEKHTKIDPQKLNIRATIGMEDPWRYRNKSQFQTRLVGSGQVETGLFGVNSHQLVPIEDCIVQQPMTIKVTNFVRDLLEKYGVPIYDEKAGSGIVRTLVVRTGVKTGETQLVFITNSKKLPKKREMLAEIEAALPEVTSIMQNVNQAKSSIIFGEETFLLAGKESIHEKLMELEFDLSARAFFQLNPFQTERLYQEVEKALVLTGSETLVDAYCGVGTIGQAFASKVKEVRGMDTIPESIEDAKRNAEKNGLENVYYEVGKAEDVFPKWMKEGFKPDAVIVDPPRSGCDQGLIGSLLQAEAKQLVYVSCNPSTLARDLALLAKKYRVRYMQPVDMFPQTAHVETVVLLELKNN
- a CDS encoding OsmC family protein gives rise to the protein MTKPLKLVYTENGFDTGKFLIDENTTDYSPADLMLMSIASCSAIVFRKILRKKRMDFTDLWIDATMERIPEEENRIHAIHLHFKITGHELDPKILEKALKLTPKYCSMIRSVENSIIVDESLEIMP